The following coding sequences lie in one Actinomycetota bacterium genomic window:
- a CDS encoding penicillin-binding protein 2, with the protein MNRPIRRVSAVLALLLLALIVNITIIQVFRAADYRDRPGNQRQLLAQYDRERGPILVAADPAARSVETGDTLRYKRVYSNGPLYAPVTGFYSLVYGATGLERTENRILNGSSDLLFVDRTKQLFAGRQIQGGAVTTTINDHAQEAAFTALGSKTGAVVAIEPSTGRILASVQSPSFDPNRLSSHDPAQIRAYYEKLSADPKKPLLNRPLVGLNPPGSTFKMVVTAAALASGKYTADSILPGPSSYKLPDSSKELHNWQGRACSSSGYLTLRQALAISCNTAFAYLGNQLGADALRAQAESMGFNTSFEVPLRAARSTFPEDPDAPQTALSSIGQFDVRATALQMAMVGAAIGNKGVTMNPYMVQQIRGPDLSILQTTLPSVFKQAMTPQNAVSETEMMVNVVNNGTGSNARIPGVDVAGKTGTAQTGNARPSIAWFVAFAPAKNPQVAVAVMIEEAGTSEISGNGLAAPIAKKVIEAVLLDSKTNLR; encoded by the coding sequence ATGAATCGCCCCATCCGCCGCGTCAGCGCGGTGCTTGCTCTGCTCTTGCTTGCGCTCATCGTCAACATCACGATCATCCAGGTCTTCCGAGCCGCTGACTATCGGGATCGACCCGGCAATCAACGACAGCTGCTGGCCCAGTACGACCGCGAGCGTGGACCGATCCTGGTCGCCGCTGATCCCGCTGCGCGTTCGGTCGAAACCGGCGACACCCTTCGATACAAGCGCGTGTACTCCAATGGACCGCTCTATGCGCCCGTCACTGGTTTCTACTCGCTGGTCTACGGCGCGACAGGGCTTGAGCGCACTGAGAACCGCATTCTCAACGGCAGTTCAGATCTGCTGTTTGTTGATCGCACCAAGCAACTCTTCGCCGGCCGGCAGATTCAAGGTGGGGCGGTGACCACCACGATCAACGATCACGCACAAGAAGCGGCCTTCACGGCACTGGGCAGCAAGACGGGCGCAGTTGTCGCAATCGAGCCATCGACCGGTCGCATTCTGGCCTCGGTGCAATCCCCTTCTTTCGACCCGAATCGGCTGTCATCGCATGACCCGGCGCAGATTCGCGCCTATTACGAGAAGCTCAGTGCAGATCCAAAGAAGCCGCTGCTCAACCGACCACTCGTCGGGTTGAACCCACCAGGTTCGACCTTCAAGATGGTCGTCACGGCGGCGGCCCTTGCCTCGGGCAAGTACACCGCAGACTCGATACTGCCCGGCCCCAGTTCCTACAAGCTGCCCGACTCCTCAAAGGAGCTCCACAATTGGCAGGGAAGAGCCTGCAGCTCAAGTGGCTACCTCACCCTGCGACAAGCACTTGCCATTTCATGCAACACGGCATTCGCGTACCTGGGCAACCAACTCGGAGCCGATGCCCTGCGCGCTCAGGCAGAGAGCATGGGCTTCAACACGAGTTTTGAGGTGCCGCTACGCGCAGCCCGATCAACTTTTCCCGAGGACCCCGACGCTCCGCAAACCGCACTGAGCTCCATCGGTCAGTTCGACGTGCGCGCCACTGCCTTGCAGATGGCGATGGTCGGTGCTGCCATCGGCAACAAGGGCGTCACCATGAATCCGTACATGGTTCAGCAAATCAGAGGTCCCGACTTGTCCATCCTGCAGACCACACTGCCTTCGGTGTTCAAGCAGGCCATGACTCCCCAGAACGCGGTATCCGAGACCGAGATGATGGTCAACGTTGTGAACAACGGCACTGGCTCCAATGCACGAATCCCGGGGGTTGATGTTGCAGGCAAGACTGGAACTGCGCAGACTGGCAATGCCCGACCGTCGATCGCGTGGTTCGTCGCATTTGCTCCGGCAAAGAATCCGCAAGTTGCTGTTGCAGTGATGATCGAGGAAGCCGGCACGAGCGAAATCAGTGGAAACGGACTCGCAGCGCCGATTGCTAAGAAAGTCATCGAAGCGGTGCTGCTGGATTCAAAGACCAACCTGAGATAG
- a CDS encoding FtsW/RodA/SpoVE family cell cycle protein — protein MAFQNVPTRQPNRRTTELLLTIGAWSLGVIAAVQIGWATGEGMTVPMWITVSIVGILAIAMHIVVRLRASYADPILLPIATLLTVIGLVMIYRIDVAAEQRAQRNAAPQPTPDVYAQLTWFAVAVVLFVATIILVSDHRRLQRFTYTFGLLGLLALVLPLVPVIGNTINGATLWVHVFGLSFQPAEAAKILLTIFFAGYLVIKRDSLALVRTKIFGIGFPRPKDLGPIVVAWIVSLAVLVFEHDLGTSLLFFGLFVFMLYIATQRRSWLILGATLFVLGATAAYFAFGHVRVRVDIWWDPWGDANNTGYQLVQSLYGLASGGMFGSGLGQGYPDFVPFANTDFIVAALGEELGLTGLIAILLLYAVLVERGIRTAIAVRDSFGQLLAVGLSLTLALQVFVIVGGVTRLIPLTGLTTPFLSYGGSSLVANWVIVALLIRISDRARRPDVYVPSVDEAMTQVVRKI, from the coding sequence ATGGCATTCCAGAATGTGCCAACGCGGCAACCCAACCGTCGCACCACTGAACTGCTGCTGACCATCGGAGCATGGTCTCTGGGCGTGATAGCGGCTGTGCAGATTGGTTGGGCAACAGGCGAAGGCATGACCGTCCCGATGTGGATCACAGTGAGCATCGTCGGGATTCTTGCCATTGCCATGCATATCGTCGTGCGCCTTCGCGCCAGCTATGCGGATCCGATTCTGCTGCCGATCGCCACGCTGCTCACAGTCATTGGTCTGGTGATGATCTACCGAATCGATGTAGCTGCAGAGCAAAGAGCGCAGCGCAATGCTGCGCCGCAGCCAACGCCTGATGTCTACGCGCAGCTGACGTGGTTTGCGGTAGCCGTGGTGCTGTTTGTTGCCACCATCATCTTGGTTTCAGATCACCGTCGGCTTCAGCGATTCACCTACACCTTCGGCCTTCTCGGCTTGCTGGCCCTCGTGCTGCCGCTTGTTCCCGTGATCGGCAACACCATCAATGGCGCAACATTGTGGGTCCACGTTTTCGGACTGTCATTCCAGCCTGCCGAAGCCGCGAAGATCCTGCTCACTATCTTCTTCGCCGGCTATCTCGTCATCAAGCGCGATTCACTGGCATTGGTGCGCACGAAGATCTTCGGCATCGGCTTTCCGCGCCCGAAAGACTTGGGCCCGATCGTTGTTGCCTGGATTGTGTCTCTTGCCGTGCTTGTGTTTGAACACGATCTCGGCACATCCCTGCTGTTCTTCGGCCTCTTTGTCTTCATGCTCTACATCGCAACCCAGCGGCGCTCGTGGCTGATCCTCGGCGCAACGCTGTTTGTGCTCGGTGCCACCGCCGCGTACTTCGCCTTCGGCCATGTGCGGGTGCGCGTTGATATTTGGTGGGATCCGTGGGGCGATGCAAACAACACCGGCTATCAACTCGTGCAGTCGCTCTACGGTCTTGCAAGTGGCGGCATGTTCGGCAGCGGACTGGGTCAGGGCTACCCCGATTTTGTTCCCTTTGCCAACACTGACTTCATCGTCGCTGCACTTGGCGAAGAACTCGGGCTGACCGGGCTCATCGCAATACTCCTGCTCTACGCAGTTCTTGTGGAGCGCGGCATTCGCACGGCGATCGCTGTGCGAGATTCCTTTGGGCAGTTGCTCGCCGTTGGTCTCTCGCTGACCTTGGCCTTGCAGGTCTTCGTCATCGTTGGCGGTGTTACTCGCCTCATTCCACTGACCGGACTGACGACTCCATTCCTCTCCTATGGTGGCTCCTCACTCGTTGCCAACTGGGTGATCGTCGCGCTACTCATCCGCATTTCGGATCGTGCCCGTCGACCCGACGTCTACGTACCCAGCGTTGATGAGGCCATGACCCAGGTGGTGCGCAAGATATGA
- a CDS encoding protein phosphatase 2C domain-containing protein: MQLRYAARSDVGLVRPGNEDSGYAGPSLLVVADGMGGHAAGELASATAVAMLAELDAAPPADPVTALADTVDRIASTIVDLVSQDTEVEGMGTTVTALYWLGARVAVVHVGDSRAYLLRDGELSQLTHDHTYVQTLVDAGRISEEEAATHPRRSLLMRALDGVNPVEADLSVREARAGDRYLLCSDGLSGVMSNEEIGSLLAEGEPTGCVTRLVDRALEYGAPDNVTVVVADVIDYDLDIADSTVLPVVVGAAGELRVRERLPHVEFPLDAQPDPENVAIARERAVAATPESALKVRKREVRRRRWVQWTLSIVAILVVFALAFFSGRAWLQHQWYVSVYGNPGTGTVAVYNGIPGSALGISLSRVTTDSHVAVGTLPLFDQELVSKGIPAADENDAARITKELAERAADCQAEVPAAGCPGTPN; this comes from the coding sequence ATGCAATTGCGCTACGCCGCTCGATCCGATGTCGGACTCGTACGACCTGGCAACGAGGATTCCGGCTACGCGGGACCAAGTCTCTTGGTTGTGGCAGACGGCATGGGCGGTCATGCTGCAGGCGAGTTGGCCTCTGCAACAGCCGTCGCCATGCTCGCCGAGCTCGATGCCGCCCCACCCGCTGATCCGGTGACTGCACTGGCAGACACCGTGGATCGCATCGCAAGCACCATCGTCGACCTTGTGTCGCAGGACACCGAGGTCGAAGGCATGGGTACCACCGTCACCGCCCTCTACTGGCTCGGTGCTCGGGTAGCCGTCGTGCATGTGGGCGACTCAAGGGCCTATCTGCTGCGTGATGGTGAGCTCAGTCAGCTCACCCACGATCACACGTACGTCCAAACTCTTGTTGATGCCGGCCGTATTTCAGAAGAAGAGGCAGCAACGCATCCACGGAGATCGCTTCTGATGCGCGCTCTTGACGGCGTGAATCCAGTCGAAGCTGATCTTTCCGTTCGTGAGGCACGCGCAGGGGATCGATACCTGCTGTGTTCTGACGGTCTTTCCGGGGTGATGAGCAATGAGGAAATCGGCAGCCTGCTGGCCGAAGGTGAGCCAACTGGATGCGTCACTCGTCTGGTTGATCGCGCACTTGAATACGGCGCACCTGACAACGTGACCGTTGTCGTTGCCGATGTCATTGACTACGACCTTGACATCGCCGACTCAACAGTTCTTCCTGTTGTTGTCGGAGCCGCTGGCGAACTTCGGGTGCGTGAGCGACTGCCCCATGTTGAGTTTCCACTTGATGCGCAGCCTGATCCAGAAAACGTTGCGATCGCGCGTGAACGCGCGGTGGCAGCAACTCCCGAGAGCGCACTGAAGGTTCGCAAGCGTGAAGTTCGACGTCGACGATGGGTGCAATGGACTCTGAGCATCGTTGCAATCCTTGTGGTATTTGCCCTCGCATTCTTCTCCGGGCGAGCCTGGCTGCAACACCAGTGGTATGTCAGCGTCTACGGCAACCCGGGCACTGGAACCGTGGCGGTGTACAACGGCATTCCCGGTTCTGCGCTTGGTATTTCCTTGTCGAGAGTCACCACAGACAGCCATGTTGCCGTTGGCACGCTCCCGCTGTTCGATCAAGAATTGGTGAGCAAGGGCATTCCTGCCGCTGATGAGAATGATGCAGCGCGCATCACGAAGGAATTGGCCGAACGCGCGGCCGATTGCCAGGCCGAGGTGCCAGCTGCTGGCTGTCCAGGAACGCCGAACTGA
- a CDS encoding FHA domain-containing protein: MSELGLTLARLAFLGLMWLFVLATVLVLRRDLKQPAEARPIALGRTPRPPRPPKVPKSKAAKVRGSKLIVTDGALSGTVIPLGTADVTIGRAPDSTVVVEDDYASSRHTRVFVIDGVWMVEDLGSTNGTWIDRTRITSATALPVGVPLRVGRTTLQLQK, encoded by the coding sequence GTGTCCGAGCTCGGACTTACCCTTGCAAGGCTTGCCTTCCTGGGACTGATGTGGCTCTTTGTCCTGGCAACGGTGCTGGTGCTTCGGCGCGATCTCAAGCAACCAGCCGAAGCCCGCCCTATCGCCCTTGGTCGCACGCCACGTCCTCCTCGGCCACCCAAGGTGCCCAAGAGCAAGGCAGCAAAGGTGCGTGGTTCCAAACTCATCGTCACTGACGGTGCGCTGAGCGGAACCGTCATTCCCTTGGGCACAGCCGATGTCACCATCGGCCGCGCACCGGATTCCACAGTTGTCGTCGAAGACGACTACGCATCCAGTCGTCACACGCGCGTCTTCGTTATCGACGGAGTGTGGATGGTCGAAGACCTGGGCTCCACCAATGGCACCTGGATTGATCGCACTCGCATTACGAGTGCAACAGCGCTGCCGGTTGGAGTGCCACTGCGCGTGGGTCGAACTACCTTGCAATTGCAGAAGTAG
- a CDS encoding DUF3662 and FHA domain-containing protein, with protein sequence MGLLARFEDSLDRMVNGAFARAFKAEVQPVEIASALQRELDDRAAIMDRNRTVVPNVFNIELSGHDYTRLAVFRDALQTELTALVKGYAAEQRYTLLGGVQVMISQDEELETGIFRVRSEARAEVAAQGGSADLDSQAGVALGGQPRLEVGRMAYPLVRAVTRIGRGADVDIRVDDPGVSRHHCEIVMGTPLRVRDLNSTNGTTVGGRRVTELELAEGTAIQVGSTTLVFRSI encoded by the coding sequence GTGGGCTTGCTAGCTCGGTTTGAGGATTCCCTCGACCGGATGGTCAATGGGGCGTTCGCGCGTGCCTTCAAGGCCGAGGTTCAGCCAGTCGAGATTGCATCGGCGCTCCAACGTGAACTCGATGATCGTGCAGCGATCATGGATCGCAACCGCACCGTGGTTCCCAATGTCTTCAACATTGAACTCTCCGGCCACGACTACACCCGGCTGGCGGTATTTCGCGATGCACTCCAAACCGAGTTGACTGCCTTGGTCAAGGGCTATGCGGCCGAGCAGCGCTACACCCTTCTGGGCGGAGTGCAGGTGATGATCTCCCAAGACGAAGAACTCGAAACCGGCATCTTCCGCGTCCGCAGCGAAGCCCGCGCAGAAGTTGCCGCACAGGGTGGCAGCGCTGACCTCGACAGCCAGGCTGGCGTCGCCCTTGGCGGTCAGCCTCGACTTGAGGTTGGGCGTATGGCCTATCCCTTGGTTCGCGCGGTCACCAGAATCGGTCGCGGGGCCGATGTCGACATCCGCGTGGATGATCCGGGAGTCTCGCGCCACCACTGCGAAATCGTGATGGGTACGCCGCTTCGCGTTCGCGATCTCAACTCCACAAATGGCACCACAGTTGGTGGTCGGCGCGTCACTGAACTCGAACTTGCTGAAGGCACGGCTATCCAGGTTGGATCAACCACGCTTGTGTTTCGGAGTATCTGA
- a CDS encoding polyketide cyclase: MPESTRMTVTRLIPASAEAIYALVTLPSGHVAMDGSGMLLAAPDDKPLTAVGDTFVINMDREPLGDVPDMGKYDVLNTVLAIEPNRLLEWSVGTFGRPAFGHFYGIKLTPISDSQTQVDNYVDWSGIPEKYRDRVTFPVVPEHMMQATLVRLEEALLST; the protein is encoded by the coding sequence GTGCCTGAATCCACTCGCATGACCGTCACTCGCCTGATCCCGGCTTCAGCAGAGGCCATCTATGCGCTCGTCACCTTGCCGTCCGGGCATGTGGCGATGGACGGCTCAGGCATGCTGCTCGCCGCTCCTGATGACAAGCCGCTGACTGCGGTGGGCGACACCTTCGTCATCAATATGGATCGCGAGCCGCTGGGCGATGTACCCGACATGGGCAAATACGACGTGCTCAACACCGTGCTCGCCATCGAACCGAATCGTCTTCTGGAGTGGAGCGTGGGCACCTTCGGGCGTCCAGCATTCGGCCATTTCTATGGCATCAAGCTCACCCCGATCAGCGATTCGCAGACTCAGGTCGACAACTATGTCGATTGGAGCGGGATCCCCGAGAAGTACCGCGATCGGGTCACCTTCCCCGTCGTTCCCGAGCACATGATGCAAGCCACCCTGGTGCGCTTGGAAGAGGCACTTCTCTCGACCTGA
- a CDS encoding SDR family NAD(P)-dependent oxidoreductase, which yields MKVWFITGTSRGFGYVWTQAALERGDKVVATARDLEPLAPLVEKFGDAILPMRLDVSDKDAVFDAVAAAHAHFGQLDVVVNNAGFGHIGYVEELTEAEIRAQFETNVFGVIWVTQAALPFLRAQGSGHLIQVSSASGLTAAGGMGLYSASKWALEGLSEALAQEVRKFGISVTLIEPGGYATGFGTAGRRTSDIHPDYVASHEKLAKLFGTAAGSDANDSIAALFAVVDAEKPPVRLLLGNQAVDIVNGAYERRLNDWKAWEAVSRSAG from the coding sequence ATGAAGGTTTGGTTCATCACCGGCACATCGCGCGGATTCGGCTATGTCTGGACACAAGCCGCGCTCGAACGTGGCGACAAGGTCGTGGCTACGGCCCGCGATCTGGAGCCTCTAGCCCCGCTGGTTGAGAAGTTCGGCGACGCGATCCTGCCGATGCGCCTGGATGTCTCCGACAAGGATGCCGTGTTCGATGCAGTCGCAGCCGCACATGCACATTTCGGACAACTCGACGTTGTCGTCAACAACGCTGGGTTCGGCCACATCGGCTATGTCGAGGAGCTGACCGAAGCTGAGATCCGGGCGCAGTTCGAAACCAATGTGTTTGGCGTCATTTGGGTAACTCAGGCCGCCTTGCCATTCCTTCGCGCTCAGGGTTCGGGGCATCTCATTCAGGTGAGCAGCGCAAGTGGTCTCACAGCTGCGGGCGGGATGGGTCTCTACAGCGCATCGAAGTGGGCATTGGAAGGGCTTTCTGAAGCGCTTGCTCAAGAGGTTCGCAAGTTCGGCATCAGCGTCACTCTGATCGAGCCCGGCGGATACGCAACAGGATTTGGCACTGCTGGTCGACGAACATCAGACATCCATCCGGACTACGTCGCTTCGCACGAAAAGCTCGCGAAGCTCTTCGGCACCGCGGCCGGCTCGGACGCCAACGACAGCATCGCTGCACTGTTCGCAGTTGTCGATGCGGAAAAGCCACCTGTGCGTTTGCTGCTTGGCAATCAGGCCGTTGACATCGTCAACGGCGCATACGAGCGCCGACTCAACGACTGGAAGGCCTGGGAAGCGGTCTCGCGTTCTGCGGGCTAG
- a CDS encoding 4'-phosphopantetheinyl transferase superfamily protein has translation MATYVCVVEPFARVHVTVVDELKAYPEEMLKQRGAQWLTSAELASWESMQAKQTRRMEWLFGRIALKEAVCAWMLEMHQLKVDAKELIITRTDAGAPQATWAEDRALVLPVVSLAHAPGVMVAAVSGTESVGVDVERFDRPATTVARVLTETETALVAQEQMSLLSAVVAKEAASKAVGLGLGGDLRRWPIIAGSPKEHFVSCVDDPELLLKVDFLTVPGLVLGVCVVV, from the coding sequence ATGGCGACCTACGTATGCGTGGTTGAGCCATTTGCTCGAGTGCATGTCACGGTCGTCGACGAGCTCAAGGCCTACCCAGAAGAGATGTTGAAGCAACGCGGAGCACAGTGGCTCACCTCGGCTGAGCTTGCCAGCTGGGAGTCAATGCAGGCCAAGCAGACTCGACGCATGGAATGGCTCTTTGGACGCATCGCGTTGAAGGAGGCGGTGTGTGCCTGGATGCTAGAGATGCATCAACTCAAGGTCGATGCCAAGGAACTGATCATCACCCGCACAGATGCTGGCGCGCCCCAAGCAACGTGGGCCGAGGACCGTGCGCTGGTTTTGCCAGTGGTATCCCTCGCGCATGCACCGGGCGTCATGGTCGCAGCGGTGTCTGGCACCGAATCAGTGGGCGTTGATGTCGAGAGATTCGATCGACCGGCAACGACGGTTGCTCGAGTGCTCACTGAAACTGAGACGGCCCTGGTCGCGCAGGAGCAGATGAGTTTGTTGAGTGCCGTTGTTGCCAAGGAAGCCGCCTCAAAGGCTGTTGGTCTTGGGCTCGGCGGCGATTTGCGCAGATGGCCGATCATTGCTGGCAGCCCCAAAGAGCATTTCGTCAGTTGCGTTGATGATCCCGAACTCCTGCTGAAAGTCGATTTCCTCACTGTCCCAGGTTTGGTTCTCGGCGTCTGCGTCGTCGTCTAG
- a CDS encoding HNH endonuclease family protein, with protein MRSPIALALAGLLASCGIAFVTPAEAATQLSETVLNSLPVSPEHAEGYDRSLFKHWITQYGCTTRQDVIIRQRTAGTVKGCAVADGQWFSDYDGVITSNPRGFDIDHQVPLKEAWDSGAWRWTPDERKAFANDLGYANSLNAVSASSNRSKGEQDPAEWMPPRAGDACRYAKAWVGVKYRWRLAVDTTEKSALVHILRACPARMDLPQLAAL; from the coding sequence GTGCGAAGTCCAATTGCGCTCGCTCTCGCGGGCTTGCTTGCCAGTTGCGGCATTGCATTTGTCACACCCGCCGAAGCGGCGACTCAACTTTCCGAGACGGTTTTGAACTCACTGCCTGTCTCCCCCGAGCATGCCGAGGGCTACGACCGATCGCTGTTCAAGCACTGGATCACTCAGTACGGCTGCACGACTCGGCAAGACGTGATCATCCGCCAGCGAACCGCAGGCACAGTCAAAGGATGCGCCGTGGCTGACGGTCAGTGGTTCTCTGACTACGACGGAGTCATCACATCCAATCCGCGCGGCTTCGATATTGATCACCAAGTTCCGCTGAAGGAGGCCTGGGATTCTGGTGCTTGGCGGTGGACTCCTGACGAGCGCAAAGCATTTGCGAATGACCTGGGCTACGCGAATTCGCTCAATGCTGTCAGCGCCTCCTCGAATCGTTCCAAGGGCGAGCAAGATCCGGCCGAGTGGATGCCTCCACGCGCGGGTGATGCTTGCAGATACGCAAAAGCCTGGGTCGGAGTGAAATATCGATGGCGCCTCGCCGTTGATACAACTGAGAAATCAGCACTGGTTCACATCCTGCGTGCTTGTCCAGCGAGGATGGACTTGCCGCAACTGGCCGCGCTCTAA
- a CDS encoding geranylgeranyl reductase family protein — protein sequence MLTSPSDTDVLVVGAGPAGAAAAAWATRAGLDVVLADAQVFPRDKTCGDGLTPRAIHELNELGLGQWLQDQPRNLGLRAAGFGQTLMLPWPGGSLPNYGSAVPRTELDARIREVALAAGAVPLDGHRAADVEFEDGRVASVTFTCVENGKKVSRVIRCKRLIVADGAKSQLGRILGRQWHKDTAYGVAGRAYISSARSDDKWISSHLELRGEQNEVLSGYGWIFPLGDGEVNIGVGTLATTKRPADVNLRALTELYTDQQRKQWLLEGDLKLFSSALLPMGGAVSNIAGTNWMLIGDAAGCVNPLNGEGIDYGLETGHLVAEILMHTKGNSALDYSHIWPGELSIRYGTAFSIARRLAGLLTVPGFIKTLGPVGMRSTALMTIALRVMGNLVTDEDRDATAKVWRAAGRASMKLDERPPFS from the coding sequence ATGCTCACGAGCCCATCCGACACCGATGTTCTGGTTGTCGGCGCTGGCCCCGCTGGTGCGGCAGCAGCTGCTTGGGCTACCCGGGCTGGGCTCGATGTCGTGCTTGCAGATGCTCAGGTCTTTCCGCGTGACAAGACCTGTGGCGATGGTCTGACACCTCGAGCGATACATGAACTCAATGAATTGGGCCTGGGCCAATGGCTGCAGGATCAGCCGCGCAACTTGGGTTTGCGTGCGGCGGGCTTTGGTCAGACTCTGATGCTCCCGTGGCCAGGAGGTTCGCTACCCAACTACGGATCGGCTGTGCCGCGCACTGAATTGGATGCGCGGATTCGCGAGGTGGCACTGGCGGCCGGCGCTGTTCCCCTTGATGGACATCGCGCAGCCGATGTCGAATTTGAGGACGGTCGGGTGGCTTCGGTGACCTTCACGTGCGTCGAAAACGGGAAGAAAGTCTCGCGAGTCATTCGATGCAAGCGGTTGATCGTTGCTGATGGTGCCAAATCGCAGCTCGGCAGAATCCTGGGTCGCCAATGGCACAAGGACACGGCGTACGGAGTTGCTGGTCGCGCCTACATCAGCAGTGCCAGATCCGATGACAAGTGGATTTCCTCGCATCTGGAACTGCGCGGGGAGCAGAACGAAGTGCTCTCGGGCTACGGCTGGATATTTCCGCTCGGCGACGGCGAGGTGAATATTGGCGTCGGCACCCTTGCTACGACGAAGAGACCAGCCGATGTGAATCTTCGAGCACTCACCGAGCTCTATACCGATCAACAACGCAAGCAGTGGTTGCTGGAAGGTGATTTGAAGCTCTTCTCGTCGGCATTGCTTCCGATGGGTGGAGCGGTAAGCAACATCGCTGGCACTAACTGGATGCTCATTGGTGATGCGGCCGGATGCGTCAACCCGCTCAATGGCGAAGGCATCGACTATGGCCTGGAGACCGGCCATCTCGTCGCGGAAATCCTTATGCATACCAAGGGGAATTCTGCCTTGGACTACTCACACATCTGGCCAGGTGAGTTGAGCATTCGCTATGGCACGGCATTCTCAATTGCCCGCCGCCTGGCTGGCCTGCTGACTGTTCCTGGATTCATCAAGACCCTCGGACCAGTGGGGATGCGATCCACTGCACTGATGACAATTGCTCTGCGAGTGATGGGCAACTTGGTGACAGACGAGGACCGTGATGCAACGGCGAAGGTATGGCGCGCTGCCGGGCGAGCCAGCATGAAACTGGACGAGCGGCCGCCGTTCTCCTAG
- a CDS encoding antibiotic biosynthesis monooxygenase family protein, which yields MAGNASANAPVQVLLAGRTASLVRLTCKPGLRPALLDVLNNYLDRLGEEPGTEIFTLSIDPDNDDLVWMYEVFASEDAQREHMQAPALGEMLPLMQELLDGPPAVLRMMPLRLSLQETVLSDEFEI from the coding sequence ATGGCAGGCAACGCCTCCGCGAACGCACCTGTCCAGGTACTCCTTGCTGGTCGCACGGCATCTCTCGTTCGCCTGACGTGCAAGCCAGGTCTTCGACCAGCATTGCTTGATGTGCTCAATAACTATCTGGATCGACTCGGCGAAGAGCCAGGCACAGAGATCTTCACCTTGTCGATAGATCCCGACAACGATGATCTCGTGTGGATGTACGAGGTATTCGCGAGCGAGGATGCCCAACGCGAACACATGCAAGCACCAGCCTTGGGCGAGATGCTGCCGCTGATGCAAGAACTCCTCGATGGCCCTCCCGCGGTGCTGCGCATGATGCCTTTGCGCTTGTCACTGCAAGAAACGGTGCTCAGCGACGAGTTCGAGATCTAG
- a CDS encoding GDP-L-fucose synthase codes for MQPEIAWGDAKVYVAGHHGLVGSAIVRALETVGVGEVIGWRSSELDLRDRGATFDAINEAKPDIIIDAAAKVGGIMANSTYPVEFLRDNILLQTNIMDAAHAADINRLLFLGSSCIYPRNASQPIRESSLMTGPLEPTNQAYAMAKIAGIYYIEAHRTQYGRHWISAMPTNLYGPGDNFDLETSHVLPAFIHRFHDAKVSGAPTVTVWGTGAPRREFLHVDDLADACLLLLNNYDSPETINVGLGDDMPIRELAETVAAVVGFKGTIEWDSSKPDGMPRKLLDTSRINELGWKPQISLREGLESTYAWYLNTYA; via the coding sequence ATGCAGCCGGAAATCGCCTGGGGCGATGCCAAGGTCTACGTCGCCGGACACCACGGGCTCGTTGGTTCAGCGATTGTCCGCGCTCTTGAGACCGTCGGGGTCGGCGAAGTCATCGGCTGGCGTTCGAGTGAACTGGATCTGCGCGACCGCGGCGCCACCTTCGATGCCATAAACGAAGCCAAGCCCGACATCATCATCGATGCGGCGGCAAAGGTCGGCGGCATCATGGCGAACTCGACGTACCCAGTTGAGTTTCTGCGCGACAACATCCTGCTGCAGACCAACATCATGGACGCGGCACACGCGGCCGACATCAATCGCCTGCTCTTCCTAGGCTCCTCTTGCATCTACCCACGCAATGCGAGTCAGCCAATTCGTGAATCCTCACTGATGACCGGTCCTTTGGAGCCAACGAACCAGGCCTACGCCATGGCCAAGATCGCTGGCATCTACTACATCGAAGCTCACCGCACCCAGTACGGACGTCACTGGATTTCTGCGATGCCCACAAACCTGTATGGCCCCGGTGACAACTTTGATCTTGAGACCTCACATGTGCTGCCGGCATTCATCCACCGCTTCCACGACGCCAAGGTCTCTGGCGCCCCGACAGTCACGGTGTGGGGCACCGGAGCTCCTCGTCGAGAGTTCCTGCATGTTGATGACCTCGCCGACGCCTGCTTGTTGCTGCTGAACAACTACGACTCACCTGAAACGATCAACGTGGGTCTTGGCGATGACATGCCCATTCGCGAGCTGGCCGAAACCGTCGCAGCAGTCGTGGGTTTCAAGGGCACGATCGAGTGGGATTCGTCCAAGCCCGATGGCATGCCGCGCAAACTGCTGGACACCAGCCGCATCAACGAACTCGGCTGGAAACCGCAGATCTCATTGCGCGAGGGTTTGGAATCCACTTACGCCTGGTACCTGAACACCTACGCCTGA